One window of the Thermodesulfobacteriota bacterium genome contains the following:
- a CDS encoding SDR family oxidoreductase, which produces MGEKGQTALVTGASSGIGRETAIKLAGKGFKVIAAARRRDRLAELADKVQGIIPRQIDLSDPEEIERFCREISSLQEPVSVLINNAGYSVRGALEDVSIEAVRRIFEVNLFAMIRITQACLPGMRQFRKGTIVNLSSIAGKFTFPLGGVYASTKHALEAVTDALRMEVRPFGIRVVAIRPGAIATEFNEVANQMTGDLLSRTASDYKPVYQASGASLGKVFASISIPGPDLIADLILEAVLSDAPKAVYSGGPIVEEFLGQRFKLDDDGFDRFMTEKTGLMCLKV; this is translated from the coding sequence ATGGGAGAAAAAGGACAAACAGCTCTAGTAACAGGGGCAAGCAGTGGGATAGGAAGAGAAACAGCTATAAAACTAGCAGGGAAAGGTTTTAAAGTAATTGCAGCAGCCAGGCGTAGAGATCGTCTTGCTGAACTAGCAGATAAGGTTCAGGGCATTATTCCACGACAGATAGACCTGTCAGATCCCGAGGAAATTGAAAGATTCTGCCGTGAGATTTCAAGTCTGCAGGAGCCTGTCTCTGTTCTCATTAACAACGCCGGATACAGTGTACGAGGAGCCCTGGAGGATGTCTCCATAGAGGCCGTCAGGCGTATTTTTGAGGTAAATCTCTTTGCTATGATACGGATTACCCAGGCGTGTTTGCCGGGCATGCGCCAGTTCAGGAAAGGGACCATTGTCAATCTCAGCTCCATAGCCGGGAAATTCACCTTTCCCCTGGGCGGGGTTTATGCCTCTACAAAACATGCTTTAGAGGCTGTTACTGATGCGCTGCGTATGGAGGTACGTCCTTTTGGAATAAGAGTAGTTGCAATTCGACCTGGTGCAATAGCCACAGAATTTAATGAGGTGGCCAATCAAATGACCGGTGACCTTCTCTCCAGAACCGCCTCTGATTATAAGCCAGTTTACCAGGCTTCCGGTGCCAGTTTGGGGAAGGTATTTGCCAGCATTTCTATTCCAGGACCGGATTTGATTGCCGACCTCATTTTGGAAGCTGTTCTCTCTGATGCTCCGAAAGCAGTATATTCCGGAGGCCCCATAGTGGAGGAGTTTCTGGGGCAACGTTTCAAGCTTGACGATGACGGATTTGACCGTTTTATGACTGAAAAGACTGGGCTAATGTGCCTGAAAGTATAA